A portion of the Anaerolineae bacterium genome contains these proteins:
- the pstB gene encoding phosphate ABC transporter ATP-binding protein: MIDTTMIEAPVRVGMQPTTRWAIEARDLSIYYGSFRAVKHVDLAVYPRRITAIIGPSGCGKSTVLRSFNRMNELVPGTRTEGEVLFHGQNLYHPQVDPVEVRRRIGMVFQKPNPFPKSIYENIAWGARINGYQGNMDDLVEQSLTKAALWDEVKDKLQQSALALSGGQQQRLCIARTIAVRPEIILMDEPASALDPIATLRIEELMHQLARDYTIIIVTHNMQEAARVSDQTAFFMMDEDRAGYLVEYGPTKRIFTNPQDRRTEDYITGRFG; the protein is encoded by the coding sequence ATGATAGACACGACCATGATAGAGGCACCTGTTCGCGTCGGTATGCAGCCTACTACCCGTTGGGCCATTGAAGCTCGGGATCTCAGCATTTACTACGGCAGCTTCCGCGCAGTGAAGCACGTGGATCTGGCGGTATACCCACGTCGGATTACCGCCATCATCGGCCCCTCTGGATGCGGCAAGAGCACCGTCCTCCGCTCCTTCAATCGCATGAACGAGCTGGTGCCGGGGACGCGGACTGAGGGCGAAGTGCTGTTTCACGGGCAGAATCTGTATCACCCTCAGGTAGATCCCGTCGAGGTGCGGAGACGCATCGGCATGGTCTTCCAGAAGCCCAACCCCTTCCCCAAGAGCATCTATGAGAACATCGCTTGGGGAGCACGCATCAACGGCTACCAGGGGAACATGGACGACTTGGTGGAGCAGTCGCTCACCAAGGCCGCCCTGTGGGACGAGGTGAAGGACAAGCTGCAGCAGAGTGCGCTCGCCCTCTCTGGCGGGCAACAGCAGCGGCTCTGCATCGCTCGCACCATCGCCGTCCGGCCAGAGATCATCCTCATGGACGAGCCCGCCTCCGCTCTGGATCCCATCGCTACCCTGAGGATCGAGGAGTTGATGCACCAGTTGGCCCGGGACTACACTATCATCATCGTGACTCACAATATGCAGGAAGCGGCTCGGGTGTCCGATCAGACGGCCTTCTTCATGATGGATGAGGATCGCGCCGGCTACCTGGTCGAGTACGGCCCCACCAAGCGGATCTTCACCAACCCGCAAGACCGGCGCACCGAGGACTACATTACGGGGCGGTTCGGCTGA